The proteins below come from a single Vanessa atalanta chromosome 21, ilVanAtal1.2, whole genome shotgun sequence genomic window:
- the LOC125072309 gene encoding probable ATP-dependent RNA helicase Dbp45A — MNENDEKPFAELGVKQWLIKQLFSLGIRSPTPIQKGCISKILEGHDCIGAAKTGSGKTFAFALPILQNLAEDPYGIFALVLTPTHELAYQIADQFQILGQPLKLRVCIVTGGSDQLEESLKLSKRPHIVVAMPGRLADHVSGCDTFSLKKIKYLVLDEADRLFSESFEGDLETIFAALPTNRQNLLFSATITDDVKESKLLPLNKEKLITWLESDPQLTVSTLDQRYVVCPAYARDVYLVQTLRKYRETKPSSHIIVFTDTKKECQVLSMMLNAIGMDNVCLHGFMRQKERLSALTQFRSNLKCTLIATNVAARGLDIPSVDLVVNHKLPLEPKEYIHRVGRTARAGRSGMAVSLITPYDILRLGEIEDQIKTKLSEYKIDDDEAVKVFTTVSVTRREQEAQLDNEEFEQRKRNYKVKRWIMAGVDPDAMEAGFEEMRRKRIKAAKKAKLAKIKDIQAQIKAGETGSQDTNRLQPSESEDIDANIKTGLKKVNKSLMKKDERFKDVIGKVSKIKRKAENMKLKQNSREEKGSNTKKKKVITK; from the exons atgaatgaaaatgaCGAGAAACCGTTCGCAGAGTTAGGTGTAAAACAGTGGCTTATTAAGCAGCTCTTTAGCCTTG GTATCAGGAGCCCTACTCCTATCCAAAAAGGCTGTATATCAAAAATTCTTGAAGGACATGATTGTATAGGAGCAGCGAAAACTGGTTCTGGCAAGACTTTTGCATTTGCTCTTCCAATTCTTCAAAACTTAGCTGAGGATCCTTATGGCATATTTGCTTTGGTACTCACACCAACACATGAATTAGCCTATCAG ATAGCTGATCAGTTTCAGATTTTAGGGCAGCCATTAAAACTTAGAGTATGCATTGTGACCGGTGGATCAGACCAATTAGAGGAGTCATTGAAGCTGTCAAAACGACCTCACATAGTGGTGGCCATGCCTGGTCGTTTAGCGGATCACGTCAGTGGCTGTGACACTTTTAGCTTaaagaaaatcaaatatttagtattggaTGAAGCTGATAg GCTTTTCAGTGAATCATTCGAAGGAGATCTGGAGACAATTTTTGCTGCTTTGccaacaaacagacaaaactTACTATTCTCTGCCACAATAACAGATGATGTAAAGGAATCTAAGCTTCTTCCACTAAATAAAGAA AAACTCATAACATGGTTGGAGAGTGATCCACAGCTAACAGTTTCTACATTAGATCAGCGATATGTTGTGTGTCCAGCCTATGCTCGTGACGTCTACTTAGTACAAACTCTTAGGAAATACCGGGAGACAAAGCCTAGTTCACACATTATTGTGTTTACAGATACTAAGAA agAATGCCAAGTACTGTCAATGATGTTGAATGCCATAGGAATGGACAATGTTTGTCTGCATGGGTTCATGCGACAGAAGGAGCGCCTGTCTGCGCTCACACAGTTCCGTAGCAATCTCAAGTGTACACTGATAGCTACCAACGTAGCGGCCAGGGGGCTCGACATACCATCAGTTGACTTAGTTGTTAACCATAAGTTACCATTGGAGCCTAAGGAGTATATTCACAG agtcGGGAGAACAGCTCGAGCTGGACGCAGCGGTATGGCGGTGTCGCTTATAACTCCATACGACATACTGCGGCTCGGCGAGATTGAAGACCAGATCAAAACCAAGCTCAGCGAATATAAAATTGATg atgACGAAGCAGTTAAAGTGTTCACGACGGTCAGCGTGACGCGCCGGGAGCAAGAGGCGCAGCTCGACAACGAGGAGTTCGAACAGAGGAAGCGGAACTACAAGGTCAAGCGCTGGATCATGGCGGGAGTCGACCCTGATGCTATGGAGGCTGG ATTTGAAGAAATGCGTAGAAAACGTATAAAAGCAGCGAAAAAAGCCAAGTTGGCTAAAATAAAAGACATCCAAGCCCAAATTAAGGCTGGGGAAACAGGAAGTCAAGACACTAATCGCCTTCAACCGAGCGAGTCTGAAGATATCGATGCGAATATCAAAACTGGtttgaaaaaagtaaataaaagtctCATGAAGAAAGACGAAAGATTCAAAGACGTTATAGGAAAAGTGAGCAAAATTAAGCGTAAAGCGgaaaatatgaaattgaaacaaaacaGCCGAGAAGAGAAAGGgtcaaatacaaaaaagaaaaaagtaataactaaatga